CGTAAGCGAGATCATCAAGAATCAGGAGATCGAAGCGATCGAGACGATTGATGGCCGCCTCGAGGTTAAGCTCGCGTCGCGCTAGCTGGAGCTTCTGCACGAGATCGGTGGTCCGGGTGAAGAGGACGCGCCATCCGTTCTCGATGAGGGCCAGGCCAATCGCTGCCGCCAAGTGGCTCTTTCCGCCGCCGGGCGGGCCGAACAACAGCAAATTGGCGCCCTTGCCCAGCCAGCTGTCACCGGCGGCGAGCGCCATCACCTGCGCCTTCGAGATCATCGGCACGGCTTCGAAGTCGAAGCTGTCGAAGGTCTTTCCGGCGGGCAAACGTGCTTCGACAAGGTGTCGTTCGATCCGACGGCGGCCGCGTTCGGCGATCTCGTGCTCGGCGATGGTCGCGAGGAAGCGGCCGGCCGGCCAGCCTTCCTTGTCGGACTGTTCGGCAAATTGCGCCCACAGCACCTTGATGGCAGGCAGCCGGAGCTCATTGAGCAACAGATTGAGGCGCGCGGCATCCACCGTGTTCGTTACGCTCATGCGGCACCTCCGGTCTCGGCGGTACCGATGAGGCATTCGTAGGTCGCAAGCGGCACGAGCTGCACCACGACGTTCGGCAGGTTGGCGGGATCGGGGGCGAAGTGAGCACGTAGCCGGTTGAGGTCGGGCAGTCGGCCGGCCTCGAGGTCGGCGGAGAGCTGATCGGCGAGTTCGGTCTCGCAGCCGCGTTCATGAGCGAGCGCGAGGAGATCGACCATGATCCGGCAGGCTTTTTTGTCCGGCAAGCGTTCGCGCAAGCGATCGAAGGTCTTCCGATAGGCATCGCGCGGGAACAGCCGATCTCGGTAGACCAGATTGAGAAGCGCCATCGGCTTGCGCCGCAGGGAATGGATCACGTGCCGATAATCGACGACCTGGTCGTACTTGCCATTGGGATGCGGCCGCCCACGCGGCAGGGTGACGAGATGGGTGCCGCCGACGAACACGTCGAGACGATCATCGTAAAGGCGCACCCGCAGCCGGTGACCGATCAGGCGCGATGGCACCGTGTAGAACACCTTGCGCAGGGTGAAGCCGCCGGACGATGTCACGCGGACGATCACCTCTTCGTAGTCGGAGGTGCGCCGATCGGGCAGCTCCTGCAACACCACGCGCTCGCTATCGATCCGCTTGGCGTTGCGGGCATTACGGCGGCTGACGATCTCGTCGACGAAGCCGCGATAGGTGGCAAGATCATCGAAGTCGACAGTTCCGCGCAGCAGCAAGGCATCCGCGATTGCTCGCTTGAGATGACCGTGGGGCCCTTCGATCGAACCATTCTCGTGAGCAACACCTCGATTGTTGCGGGAAGGCCGCATGCCGTAATGGGCACAAAGGGCCTCGTATCGCTGCGTCAGATCGTCCCGTGCATCACGATCGAGATTGCAGAATGCGGCCGACAGACTGTCGGTCCGATGCTCCCGCGGCGCCCCACCGAGCGACCAGAGGGCATTCTGCAGGCCTTCGGCCAAGGCAACAAAGCTCTCGCCGCCAAGCACGACATGGGCGTGCTCGAACCCGCAATAGGCCAAACGGAAGTGATAGAGACGATGATCGAGCGGTGCACCCGCAATCGTAACACCCAACTCGTCCATGTCTGTGAAGTCGGAGAGGCCGAGTTGGCCAGGCTCGTGGGTTTGGCGGAAGATCACCTCCTGCTCCTCGCCGTGGATCGCCCGCCATGCACGGATCCGACGTTCCAGGGTACGACGGATACCGCTGCCGAGATCCGGATGACGCCGTAGCATCTCCTCGAACACCGCCACCGGCCGTAAGCCAGGTGCCGCCTTCAAGATCGGGACGATCTCGGTCTCGAACACGTCGCTCAGCGGGTCCGGCCGTCGCCGGCCGCGGGGCGCCTTCCTTTGCGATGGAAATCGGGGGTCTCTCTCGATCCGATAGGCGGTCGACGCACTGAATGATGCCTTGGCCGCCGCCACTGGCGGGCTATCGGTCTGACGGTACTTCATGTAGAGCCTCATCTGGTGATCTGTGATGTGTCGGCCGGGCACGCGAGTGATTCCTCTTGGCGGAAGAACCACTTGCATAACCCCGCCGGCCGCGATCACCAGTCGGCGCGGTCCTCCTCGGGATCGCGCCGACCCTGGGCTCGTAACTCCGGTCGGGCTACGCCCTCCCTACGTCACGAGCCCAGCGAAACTCTCTCACCTTGATTGACGCTGCCTTCCATCCTGATCGCCGCGCGACAGAGCAGTTCGAGTCCGACTTGAAGGGAAATCTCTACAAGATTTTGAATCGAATGAGCTCAGGCGCTTACTTCCCGCCGCCTGTTCGGGCCGTCTCCATTCCAAAGAAGAGTGGAGGCCAAAGGATCCTCGGGGTGCCTACCGTAGCGGACCGCGTGGCACAGACCGTTGTTAAACAACTGATTGAGCCGGCTCTCGATGCAATCTTTCTAGCAGATTCCTATGGCTACAGACCCGGAAAATCGGCTCTCGATGCCGTAGGGGTCACGCGACAGCGGTGCTGGAAGTACGATTGGGTTCTAGAGTTCGACATCAAAGGATTGTTTGACAATATCGACCACGGGCTCTTGTTACGGGCCGTCCGGAGACATGTAACGTGCGCATGGGCGCGGCTCTACATCGAACGATGGCTGACAGCGCCGATGGTGCAAGAGGATGGAACAGCGATCGAGCGAAGCCGCGGCACCCCACAAGGGGGCGTGGTGAGCCCGATCCTCGCCAACCTCTTCATGCACTATGCATTTGATCTCTGGATGGCACGGACGTTCCCCGATCTCAGGTGGTGTCGGTATGCGGATGACGGGTTGGTGCATTGTCGGAATGAGGTGGAGGCGCAAAGCGTTCGCGAAGCTCTCCAGGCTCGGCTGGCGGAGTGCCATCTGGAATTGCATCCTACGAAGACGAGGATCGTCTACTGCAAGGACGATCGACGCCGAGGCAAGAGCGAGAGGGTCATGTTCGACTTTCTCGGTTATTGCTTCCGGCCGCGATCGGTCCTGGGGCGGCATTCGCGGAAGATGTTCTGCGGGTTCACGCCAGCGGTCAGCAAACCAGCGCTGAACGCCATGCGTGCGACGATCCGAGGCTTGAAACTTCGCAAGCGAACCGAGGTGACGTTGGAC
This is a stretch of genomic DNA from Bradyrhizobium sp. CB2312. It encodes these proteins:
- the istB gene encoding IS21-like element helper ATPase IstB, which translates into the protein MSVTNTVDAARLNLLLNELRLPAIKVLWAQFAEQSDKEGWPAGRFLATIAEHEIAERGRRRIERHLVEARLPAGKTFDSFDFEAVPMISKAQVMALAAGDSWLGKGANLLLFGPPGGGKSHLAAAIGLALIENGWRVLFTRTTDLVQKLQLARRELNLEAAINRLDRFDLLILDDLAYVTKDQAETSVLFELISARYERRSMLITANQPFGEWNRVFPDPAMTLAAIDRLVHHATIVEMNVESYRRRTALERKRGPGRPPSHATPKTVAD
- the istA gene encoding IS21 family transposase, which gives rise to MQVVLPPRGITRVPGRHITDHQMRLYMKYRQTDSPPVAAAKASFSASTAYRIERDPRFPSQRKAPRGRRRPDPLSDVFETEIVPILKAAPGLRPVAVFEEMLRRHPDLGSGIRRTLERRIRAWRAIHGEEQEVIFRQTHEPGQLGLSDFTDMDELGVTIAGAPLDHRLYHFRLAYCGFEHAHVVLGGESFVALAEGLQNALWSLGGAPREHRTDSLSAAFCNLDRDARDDLTQRYEALCAHYGMRPSRNNRGVAHENGSIEGPHGHLKRAIADALLLRGTVDFDDLATYRGFVDEIVSRRNARNAKRIDSERVVLQELPDRRTSDYEEVIVRVTSSGGFTLRKVFYTVPSRLIGHRLRVRLYDDRLDVFVGGTHLVTLPRGRPHPNGKYDQVVDYRHVIHSLRRKPMALLNLVYRDRLFPRDAYRKTFDRLRERLPDKKACRIMVDLLALAHERGCETELADQLSADLEAGRLPDLNRLRAHFAPDPANLPNVVVQLVPLATYECLIGTAETGGAA
- the ltrA gene encoding group II intron reverse transcriptase/maturase: MIDAAFHPDRRATEQFESDLKGNLYKILNRMSSGAYFPPPVRAVSIPKKSGGQRILGVPTVADRVAQTVVKQLIEPALDAIFLADSYGYRPGKSALDAVGVTRQRCWKYDWVLEFDIKGLFDNIDHGLLLRAVRRHVTCAWARLYIERWLTAPMVQEDGTAIERSRGTPQGGVVSPILANLFMHYAFDLWMARTFPDLRWCRYADDGLVHCRNEVEAQSVREALQARLAECHLELHPTKTRIVYCKDDRRRGKSERVMFDFLGYCFRPRSVLGRHSRKMFCGFTPAVSKPALNAMRATIRGLKLRKRTEVTLDEIARELNPMVRGWIAYYGQYTRSALYPLARYINQTLAIWLKRKYKRFHHRLGRARLFLERIARENRRLFVHWQLGDGGKLA